A region of Deltaproteobacteria bacterium IMCC39524 DNA encodes the following proteins:
- the lpxC gene encoding UDP-3-O-acyl-N-acetylglucosamine deacetylase: MNMICQTTIARSTAISGIGLHTGQRINMTLRPAEAGTGIVFHRKIGERTVTIEATSANVVDTQMATVIGKGDVRVSTVEHLLSALAAYGVDNLHIDIDGPEVPIMDGSAAPFASIIEEAGQRRHHQSRKFLAIRKPVSVIDGEKRVSIIPSRFFRITFDIAFQHPCIALQQRSVKVSSSVFRRDLAPARTFGFLRDVENLKAAGLALGGSLENAIVVDDERILNPEGLRFQDEFVRHKILDAIGDLSLIGYPILGHVRAFKAGHDINHQLVEKLLDTPESWQLLEFSEADVEKALQMSPQAFAGDLAFSKG, encoded by the coding sequence ATGAACATGATCTGCCAAACCACAATTGCCCGCTCGACCGCCATATCCGGCATCGGGCTTCACACCGGCCAACGCATCAATATGACCCTGCGCCCCGCAGAGGCTGGCACCGGCATCGTCTTCCACCGCAAAATCGGCGAACGCACTGTGACGATAGAGGCAACTTCGGCCAATGTCGTCGACACCCAAATGGCGACAGTTATCGGTAAAGGTGATGTTCGCGTCTCGACTGTTGAGCATCTGCTTTCAGCGTTAGCCGCCTACGGCGTAGACAACCTGCACATAGACATCGATGGCCCAGAAGTACCGATCATGGACGGCAGTGCGGCCCCCTTTGCTTCTATCATCGAAGAAGCAGGTCAGCGCCGCCACCATCAAAGTCGTAAATTTCTCGCTATCCGCAAGCCGGTTTCTGTTATCGACGGTGAGAAACGTGTCAGCATTATTCCTTCTCGCTTCTTCCGCATCACCTTTGACATAGCCTTTCAACATCCATGCATCGCACTACAACAACGTTCGGTCAAGGTCTCTTCATCTGTATTCCGCAGAGATCTCGCCCCGGCACGAACCTTCGGGTTCTTGCGAGACGTTGAGAATCTCAAGGCAGCCGGGCTTGCCCTCGGAGGCTCTCTGGAAAACGCCATCGTGGTTGACGATGAGCGAATTCTTAATCCGGAGGGGCTACGCTTCCAGGATGAGTTTGTTCGTCACAAGATTCTGGATGCAATTGGCGACCTGAGCCTGATTGGTTACCCGATCCTTGGCCATGTTCGTGCATTCAAGGCGGGTCACGATATCAACCACCAATTGGTAGAAAAACTTCTCGACACACCTGAGAGTTGGCAGCTGCTGGAATTCAGCGAGGCTGATGTTGAAAAAGCCTTGCAGATGTCTCCTCAGGCGTTTGCGGGCGACCTGGCTTTTTCCAAGGGTTAA
- a CDS encoding ATP-binding protein codes for MPKTKTDKTLSTTKTEARKRRREWLIVVVVVGLVALSLRYQGQLFNLTTEIPLSGNILVLALINLNILLIIFCLFLVLRNIFKLVLERRRGIPGAKLRSKLVLAFVALSLIPTMLLFFVSAGFITNSIENWFNSQIEESLQESLEVAQTYYKNSASNALYYAEQISLAIKEQKLLNEDNLPVLEELIHQKQKEYNLGIVEVFSSTLEELVRAVNPSVPAAEFSDPDSDSIREALQGNRFTRISPIGRADLIRGIVPVYSNWNPDDVVGVVVVNYYVPYSLVNKMKEISSSFEQYKSTKLLKGKIQKGYILFLLLIALVIIFLSTWVGFHLARGITEPIQELAIATNRVASGDLNVTLDSYSQDEVGSLVEAFNTMTADLRKGQKAINRANLELQASNLELEQRRRYMEIVLANVTAGVISIDSQGHITTINKSAEKLLGLKTKRIIGRNFRDIVTPDYQPMIKGILKELIGSGKDSIRKQVSLPAGDTKIILLVNVTTLKDEHNEFMGTVVVFDDLTQLLKAQRMAAWREVARRIAHEIKNPLTPIQLSAQRLRRRYLDRFSADDIVFDECTTMIIKQVDDLKNLVNEFSSFARMPASNPSLNNLNDVLNEALVLFQEGHKEVHFQLQTDPDLPAFSLDREQVKRVAINLLDNAVAAVNGNSNGQITVKTSFNKDLRIATLKISDNGCGIPAEDKPRLFEPYFSTKKSGTGLGLAIVSTIVSDHNGYIRVRDNEPQGTHFIVELPITSEVTQT; via the coding sequence ATGCCGAAAACAAAAACAGACAAGACATTGAGCACCACAAAGACTGAAGCTCGCAAACGCCGCCGCGAATGGTTAATCGTGGTGGTGGTCGTCGGGCTGGTCGCTCTGTCTTTACGCTACCAGGGCCAACTCTTCAACCTTACGACAGAAATACCTCTCTCCGGCAACATCCTGGTTCTTGCTCTGATCAACCTGAACATCCTTCTGATCATCTTCTGTCTCTTCCTGGTCTTGCGTAACATTTTCAAACTCGTTCTGGAACGACGACGGGGCATACCTGGTGCAAAGCTTAGGAGTAAGCTGGTTCTTGCCTTTGTTGCCCTCTCTCTTATTCCAACGATGCTGCTCTTTTTCGTTTCGGCCGGTTTCATAACCAACTCAATTGAGAACTGGTTTAACAGTCAAATCGAGGAATCGCTTCAGGAATCGCTCGAAGTAGCCCAAACCTATTATAAAAATTCAGCCAGCAACGCCCTCTACTATGCGGAACAGATCTCTCTGGCAATCAAGGAACAAAAGCTTCTCAACGAAGATAATCTTCCGGTTCTTGAGGAGTTAATTCACCAGAAGCAAAAGGAATACAACCTTGGCATCGTTGAGGTCTTCTCTTCAACCCTGGAAGAGCTTGTCCGCGCAGTCAACCCAAGCGTTCCGGCGGCAGAATTCTCGGACCCTGATTCCGACAGTATCCGTGAAGCACTACAGGGCAACCGCTTTACCAGGATCAGTCCGATCGGCCGCGCCGACCTGATACGTGGCATCGTCCCGGTCTACTCTAACTGGAACCCGGATGATGTGGTCGGGGTCGTCGTCGTTAACTATTACGTCCCTTACTCTCTGGTCAACAAGATGAAGGAGATAAGCAGTTCCTTCGAGCAGTACAAATCAACCAAACTTCTCAAAGGTAAAATTCAAAAAGGCTACATTCTGTTCCTTCTGCTCATTGCTTTGGTCATCATTTTCCTCTCAACCTGGGTCGGCTTCCATCTTGCCAGGGGTATTACAGAACCTATTCAGGAACTGGCCATAGCAACCAACCGGGTTGCCTCCGGCGATCTCAACGTCACCCTGGACAGCTACAGTCAGGACGAAGTCGGCTCTCTGGTCGAAGCGTTCAACACCATGACTGCCGACCTGCGCAAGGGCCAGAAAGCGATCAACAGGGCCAACCTTGAGCTACAGGCATCAAACCTTGAGCTCGAGCAAAGACGACGTTACATGGAGATCGTTCTGGCGAATGTTACTGCCGGGGTCATCTCCATTGACAGCCAGGGTCATATTACGACCATTAACAAGTCTGCCGAAAAGCTCCTCGGCTTGAAGACCAAGAGAATCATTGGACGAAATTTCCGGGATATCGTCACTCCTGACTATCAACCGATGATCAAGGGCATCCTTAAGGAATTAATTGGCTCAGGTAAAGATTCGATACGGAAACAGGTATCTCTACCGGCAGGAGACACCAAGATCATCCTGCTCGTCAATGTCACCACCTTGAAAGATGAGCATAATGAGTTTATGGGAACAGTTGTTGTCTTTGACGACCTGACACAGCTGCTCAAAGCACAACGCATGGCTGCATGGCGTGAAGTCGCGCGCAGGATTGCCCATGAGATCAAGAACCCGCTCACGCCTATACAACTCTCGGCACAGCGACTCCGACGCCGTTACCTTGACCGTTTCAGCGCAGACGACATAGTTTTTGATGAATGCACCACGATGATCATCAAGCAGGTTGATGACCTTAAGAATCTGGTCAATGAGTTTTCTAGCTTTGCACGCATGCCGGCCAGCAATCCAAGCTTGAACAACCTCAACGATGTTCTTAATGAAGCTTTGGTTCTGTTCCAGGAAGGGCACAAGGAAGTTCATTTTCAGCTCCAGACAGACCCGGACCTGCCGGCCTTCAGCCTTGACCGTGAACAGGTCAAGCGTGTTGCGATCAACCTCCTCGACAATGCCGTTGCTGCAGTTAACGGCAACAGTAACGGACAGATCACTGTTAAGACCTCGTTCAACAAGGACCTGAGAATTGCCACTCTCAAAATAAGCGATAATGGTTGTGGTATTCCTGCTGAAGACAAACCAAGACTCTTTGAGCCATACTTTTCTACCAAGAAGTCAGGAACCGGACTTGGACTGGCTATTGTTTCAACCATAGTTTCTGACCATAATGGTTATATCCGGGTACGAGACAACGAGCCCCAGGGGACACATTTCATCGTTGAACTGCCGATTACTTCGGAAGTCACACAAACATAG